The following nucleotide sequence is from Aedes aegypti strain LVP_AGWG chromosome 3, AaegL5.0 Primary Assembly, whole genome shotgun sequence.
GATTTCGATCATAAATTGCAATAAATGATATTCAGATGTACTCCAGTAGTGTTCGAATGTTATTGTATTATATCGTCTATGAAATTTCACTGAAATGGTCCAAATTGAGTGGGGAGGAAGATTGTTAACCTTACATTTCTATTTCCTCTGCTTGTTGAATTCAAGATCGTCTTTTTTGATGCTTTCTACATGACTGCCATGGCAAGAATTATTGCCTTTGAACatcttttgttttgtttaagaACTCAACCCCATTGGAATCGCAAATTCCCTCTTCCCATACTGCTTCCGTTTGTTGCCCGTATGCTACCAAAGGTTGTGGTTTGAACTGCTGCAGCTGTTTTGGCCCCACCGACTGTACCAATGCTTATTTCTACAATATAGTGCCTGCAGCAAAAGTATATTGCTACTCAGGATGATGTCAGGAGATCATAAGCATAGTTTTTGGCATCGTCAACCTCAACGCTGATTCTCATTCCTGCGATTCGGAGCACAAAAGTCGATGGCTCGAGGAGTTTTCGCTCCGTATTGCTCATTTTATGAGATGTTTTGGGATAATTTCACATTTAATCGATTATTAGCATTTTGCTCAGAAAACCACGCAACTGAGCTTGCAAAATCTGCGATAACTTGCGAAAACTATGAAAATTAATTAAATCCGAAAAATGAGTTCAATATCCAATataatgaaaataatttgtagGTAGCTTGAAAACTCAAACAAAATTGAGTTAAAAGTATATGAAATTTAAACCGGATTGATTAAAGTCGCACCCCTAGGTTCGTCCAAAAACTGCCGGAGGAGCAATTGACAGGATCATGTCAGCTTCTATCGATGGTTTTATTATTCCAATCGTAGCATACCCCCTAAATCAAGAAGGTGGGCTAATAAGatgtattgtcgcaccgccaccaaaccggatcgcgccagcgagactcgcgacgcgcctcaacttgcaccattttgaaatcagttttttagtgtggcgctgcattcttacgatttttatgaatacagcgcactattcacatattagctgcgatgCTCgtggcccgagaaaacaataatttaaaataagtgTTGGTCTGGATTTCTACCGGATGCATAATATAAACTCGATTCCTAGCATCAAACCGAATAACATCGAAAACGACGATTCTGATCTGATTAgggtccattcacaaatttcataacgctggtgggggtgggtgggtgtccttgcgATGTTACGGTTCgtacaaaaatagaaaaaatatcaatacaaaaagcgttacaaggaggtgggtgggtgtccaaaatggccaattttagcgttatgaaatatatgaacaagccCTTAATCAATTTCGGAAACACCGATAGCCTCAGCATCTCGAACGTAttaattttgaagattatttGGATGGCCAAAAGCATGGAGGTACACTTTTTTGAAATAAGCATATTCCTTAAATATTATTAAGACTATCAAACAATTTGTtgcaatatacaaaaaaaacaacaaaaataaatatattttaatctctgaaattacaatactttctcaCGAGATCACATTACTCTCTCACAAGTAACATAACCACTATCTCGAATGTTTGGCTCCGACAATCAGGCTCCCAATTGACAAGCATATTGAGTCAGACCGCAGTACCCAGTTTCAATGTGTTACAGGTCATACAACATtcggaaaatattcttacaaaatgcgttatgagggggtgagtgggtgttgaaaatagccatttttggcgttacgaaatttgtgaataaaccctaagcgcaccggcaattttcagcagatctTCAATGCGCTTggttttaccatgtctgtacaCTGAGAATAATTCGCTTCTAGTTTATATGTGCGGCACCCATAGatttttgcaatcaagcttTGCACATAAATTTTAATACCGATGCAGATAAAACCAATGAAACTGGAACCCTTAATTTTTACATGTGACGCACACCCAAAATAAAGGTGGATTCAAAAGCATCCAAATAAATCTACTTATATAATTTATGTGCGGTAACAAGTAATAAACAAATGGCTtacttttattattatttttgatttgtttgcttttcttcgatgatttaaaaaaaaaaaaaacaaaaagcaaAAGAGTAGATTCATCTTTAAAACTGAATTTTAGTCATTAGGTacatgtttagttatgtcaagaTTGATCCACGTTCCTGCTGCTGATGGTACAGCGATTCGGGTAATGGTCGGAGTCTTCGGATTGTCTACCGTTGTCTCCAGGTTTGCAGTTTCCGCTGCCCCAAGGTACTTGTTTCTATGCCAGTcataccaggtccgtcccacttgggttcagattgggtaccacttctagtattgCATTTGGTCACGTCCTGATTATGAATGGATATTTACGATTAAATTAGTACATAGAACATTTCGACAGTATTTACCTTGCGTTCAGAAAAACAGTCCATCATCGTACACTACCGAGCAGCtgcaaacatgttttttttgttaGCAGTTACGCATGACCCACATGTTGAAAGATATGAATACGCAATTGAATTCTAAATGCAATTGATTTGTATTAATGAGCGGAGCATGTAAAACTATATGACGAAACATtaaattttattgtaatttaataGCATTTAAATGCTGCACATAAAATACAATTTAAGGCCCTTGAAACCATTTTATATGCTATTCGCACATATTGATCATCTTATGTTTTTTTAGAGTCCGGCGGCGGTCGTACGCCCGCAGCCGTTACAGCGAACTGACACCCGCAGGGTGTAATGAATGCAAAACTTTCCCGCCCAAATTGAAAGCACGTGGTTTGCGCAGAATGACAGAAGTGTATCTATGTATTAGTGAGAAATATCAGGAGCAACTGAACACGATGAGTGTGCTTGCTGTCTAGTGCATGTACTGTGTTGAGAAGTTGGAGGTTCTGTATGATCAGTGACCGCTGcgcttagggcccattcacaaatttcataacgctgaaaggggtgggtgggtgtcctcatactgttacggatcatacaaaatttgttaaatattcatacaaaaagcgttacgagggggtgggtgggtgtcaaaaatggcaatttttggcgttatgaaatttgtgaataaacccttataTTTGGAGACATGGGCAGATAATTGGATTTATCTTGAGACagacaataaaaaataatggagATTTCAACTCAGTGTAGTCTAAATCAGATTGATGGAAATGGTCAATGTACCAGTAATATGGTGGGATATATTATGAACATGGTATTGACACACCGttaccaaaccggatcgcgcctcAACACGCCgcattttaaaatcaattttttagtgtggcgctgtaTTCTTACGTTTTtcatgaacacagcgcactattcacatattagctgcgacgctcggggcccgagaaaacaataattttaaataagtgttggtcttgattgctaccggatacataataatatgttttgaaaatccatggtagttttaagaattggCGTAGTCAGGTAAAATCCAGaattttacgagcgctaattgCTGCCGCAATCAGGTTCGCTTTCTGATAGGGTTCGTTCGATTTGatgtttggcttgggtcgttttatatTGAGCGAACAGGATacgacagatttttttcccgtgaGTGGCCTGGGAAAACTTTGTCCTTAATTGCTCGAAAGGATCGAGAGAAACACGCAGTCACCCTATCAACTCGAAATGTCCACACGAGAGATGTAACGGTTGTAACGCACTGCCCCgaaaagaaaacaacaaaaagcACGTGCAAAAAAGACTGTCAAACACTCGTTTTGTACGCGGCGGTTCGTTTATCGGCACAGCGcatttaattttttgaagttattcAGTGTCCGTGACCGGTTCCTTGGAGGAAAAATGCCCGACAAAATCGGTATCTACGACGTGGGCGATCGGTACGACATGTCCGAGTCGGAGAACGAGTACGACGAACAGGAGAAAAAACTTCTGCGGAACATTCGCACCGGCAAGGGTAAGAGAGATGAAGAGGAAGACGAGGAAGTTCTGGGATTCGATGAGGACGAAGATTATGAAGATGAGGATGAGGATGACTATCCGGATATTCGGAAGTTCGAGCACGACAGTGACATCGAGGACAAGGAGGACGATGACGACCTACCGGATCGGAAAGCGTGGGGCTCCAAGGCCAGGGCTTTCTACGGCGCGGATTACGTGGATCAGGATTACGACAGTTTGACCGCGCAGGAAGAGGAAAGAGCGCGATTGGAGGAGATCGAAGCAAAGGAGATCCAGCAACGGTTGGCTAAGGAGCTGAATGAGGCGGACTTTTCGCTGGATGTGTTTGTGCCGGAGCAAGAAGTGGTGGAGGAGAAGAAaggcaagaagaagaaggaaaagaCGGAGATTAAGCTGAAGGCGGATTTGTCTGATTTGAGTGAGCGCCAGAAGAGGGAATTGTTCCGGAAGGAAGCTCCGGAATTCGACGGGTTGGTGGAGGATTTCGAGAGGAATCTGGAGGAGTGTCATGAAGTGTTGGAACCGGTGTTGAAGTATTTGACAGAAAAGGGCGTGAAGGATCACCCGTTTATGGAACTGCTGATCACGAGATATAAACTGGGACTGAGCTATTGCAACAATATCAGCTTTTATTTGCTGCTGAAGTCGAAGAAGATCAAGGTAAAGAACCATCCGGTGGTGAAGCGAATGGTACAGATGAAGCAGTTGCTGCTGGAGTTGGAACAGAAGTATGAGAACTCGATCAAGTCGCAGgtggaggaacttctggggCATATAGCTGCCGGTGATGAGTTGGTGTTCCAAGAGCAATCGACTGCGGTGGAAGTGGCAGAGAAACCTAGAAAGAAGAAGCTGTCGATGTTGGAGGATATGGAAGACGGTGGAGATAGGGATTATGATCTGTCGGGAGATGAGGATGAGTTGGAGGAATCGGAGTCTGAGCTGGATGAGCCATCGGTCAAGAAGGTGCGTGTGGATGAAAGCGAGAGTTCTGAAGAGGAACAGGAACATGCGGAAGAGATGGCACAAGATCAAGAAGATCAGGAAGCAGAAGAAGGCGATCGTAAGCGCAAAATCACCTACCAGATGGCCAAGAACAAGGGTCTCACGGCGCGCAAGAAGAAGGATCAGCGAAACATTCGGGTCAAGAACCGCAGGAAGTTCCAGAAGGCCCATGTGCGCCGCAAGGGAACGGTTCGACCGGTCCGAACGGAAACGACACGATACGCTGGGGAAGCGACCGGAATCAAGGCTTTCATCAAGAGGAGCATCAAACTCAAGTAATGGTAAGCATAGTTATTGGCTCTTTATTGTTAGGATTAGAACAGTGTCACAAAAATATACACTTTTATGTTGGTAACAGTTGTGTAAGGATTGTAACCAGGGGGTAATGCTTCCGGTAGAGCGGAAAAGAAACATCCATTTGTGAGGGAACAAACACACAAACACGAAAATAGGAACAATTAACAACTATTGTTCGGGTTACTTTTTGAGCAGCAACTTCCGGAAGTCTTCGTTGGATTTCGGTTTGTCTGTGGTAGCGATTGGAGCAGCACTGATTCCGGATGGCCCAGCGGCGGCAGTTTTCCTGAGCAAAGCTGTCGGAATCATCGACGATAGTTTCATCTTGGCATCACTGAAATTGGAAAggaaatttaagtttcattAGGGCTATGATATTAAGTCACTATGAAAAATTTTCCCTCTCACATTATTTTGCAAGCCTCTAAAAAGTATCTAAGGGAAAACTATATTTTAACAAAATGGTCTCTCATAtaattttttcttcattcctTTGATTGGTCGGCggtaagtcagagtggaccatatgacatttttcatattttgagaaacatgggtttgaagtttttaaaactcTGTAATTTTTAAACTCGTTCAAATGTGAGTTCAATATTTCCACACATCTTTGTGCTACTTTCAAAccatataatgtgaagtgataatcatgaaaaatcataatccaaacctatTTAAGAGAGAAGAAAATTATGACTTTATACCTAATTTAAGTTAATAATGTGTGTATACgatggatttttttaagtcGAGTCTAGGATACGACAacgattattatttattattagttTTGAGGAAGCAATGAAAGAATCTCTTGAGTCTGTGGAACATACACTGGATCAATTTATGGGAATACTggaatattttctaaaaaactCAGTCTCACataagacggatttcacgccaactcgacaaagggattggcagcaccccttcagaattcaatgaaactttctgggtgtgaagactatgtgaaactaagatactttacatattttgtttttcaaaatcgatctagactaacatttgaaagggtcaaagttttttttttttacttttatttataaacccgtataagcataagcataaagcataagcatagaagaccgtacaattcgtagttgctactccgtgattgaccagaacaatcgaagttgcacagggaattaatgaatggggcttgggattagcttaccattcttcaatgtgcacaaatcgagagctcaaatttaaaagtcaataacggcgccggccacgtccttacggtcatcggggaagggaaggaatgttagtgtgactaccgttgttactagagaccgagatcacctctgcatctccacggttgtcatggagaggatattgggttagtgggataaggtaaagatctgggagtcaccaatgtttggtgatgcgagccatgatataatcacgcctaaccggattcgcgaaataattcgataatcgcattaaacgccgaacaagtgttcgtcactcgcccacgcaagagcaagcgacgcgatcaatagatcaaacactactagcgatccgtggcgcttttttatttctctgagcgcttttttatttctctgagcgaacgacgcgcgacaagtttgatcctgcccccatcgcccgcccccgcaggagcaagcgtcaaggtcgaaggatcaaacactacttacgaaccgatcactttttcaccgcttcactaccgacgcgcgacatatttgatcctgccctcatcacccgccccagcaggagcaagtgtcaaggtcgaaggatcaaacactactctattcaaaagatgtttttattaatgacgaaaactgaaactgaaaattacatgtatatattttaaattatatgaaacaggaataatgccgacacttgtagtgacgaactatacatagtttgtttgaaaattacatatgagtattacgttgcattttgtctcgatatggtacaagttttaaaaaatacgtcaacattcacaatgtcgaacaattcaaaagataatttttaataacgtataaaagagacaaatatatgtatattgaaattgtataagaaaaaaacataatgccgacacttatagtgacgaaccatacaaagtttgttttaaaattacttaaaagttacgctttcaagaaaatatgtgttatcacaagaatgaaacgaactcaccagttggtaatccatcttcgactgaacacaaaactgatactgacagcaaaacttcttggcgtcccgaaaacaaaccgtcttgcttgtgccttccaaatacctacccagcaagacgctccaaaacagaaaaaaaatcttaggagccgaaaacacgcgcgaaaccgtgagccaaatctatcggacgacgcaaaaccgaacagtcctgcttgggcttcacgaagcactacccggcaagacgcttgaaaacaggaaaaaaaaatctccggcgacgaaaacatgcgcgaaaccgtgagccaaatttatcggacgacgcaaaactgaactgtcctgcttgggcttcacgaagcacctttttttttttataaacccgtacaactcgaaaacggtaagacctacaaaaaaaagtgttgtatgggggattgacgttttagagaaaaatattgaaaaaatacaaacacattttctacactgaaaaaaaaatattcaaaactttaaagtcgatttaaaaaaaccggccatttcagattttgatcatccttaagcaaaaagtttcgtaattaaatttactaaaagtcgtccatacattgcaaattgggcatattttagggaaaaaagtttttctaacatcgatttttttaagtcccaaagtttttttttactttttttttataaacccgtataactcgaaaacggtaagacctacaaaaaagtattgtatgggGGGCTGTCgcgaaatttcctgacgttttagaaaaaaatgttgaaaaaataaaaacacactttcta
It contains:
- the LOC5575628 gene encoding something about silencing protein 10; protein product: MPDKIGIYDVGDRYDMSESENEYDEQEKKLLRNIRTGKGKRDEEEDEEVLGFDEDEDYEDEDEDDYPDIRKFEHDSDIEDKEDDDDLPDRKAWGSKARAFYGADYVDQDYDSLTAQEEERARLEEIEAKEIQQRLAKELNEADFSLDVFVPEQEVVEEKKGKKKKEKTEIKLKADLSDLSERQKRELFRKEAPEFDGLVEDFERNLEECHEVLEPVLKYLTEKGVKDHPFMELLITRYKLGLSYCNNISFYLLLKSKKIKVKNHPVVKRMVQMKQLLLELEQKYENSIKSQVEELLGHIAAGDELVFQEQSTAVEVAEKPRKKKLSMLEDMEDGGDRDYDLSGDEDELEESESELDEPSVKKVRVDESESSEEEQEHAEEMAQDQEDQEAEEGDRKRKITYQMAKNKGLTARKKKDQRNIRVKNRRKFQKAHVRRKGTVRPVRTETTRYAGEATGIKAFIKRSIKLK